A stretch of Endozoicomonas sp. SCSIO W0465 DNA encodes these proteins:
- a CDS encoding dual specificity protein phosphatase family protein, protein MSHHPFDILPLPNGSTFIITPCPGTKAENLSDSLSTLKKAGADAVVTMLPNTEITLLEVASLGQEAEHAGMQWFQLPVEDDCAPEEIFEIAFKQAKDSLLALIEKKTTIAIHCKGGSGRTGLMAAALLLESGMKWDDVKTLVQSIRPNALTLPVHLEYLQKRYVR, encoded by the coding sequence ATGTCCCATCATCCTTTTGATATTCTGCCGTTGCCCAATGGTTCAACCTTTATTATTACACCGTGCCCGGGTACAAAAGCGGAAAATCTTTCTGATTCGCTGAGTACACTGAAAAAGGCCGGGGCTGACGCTGTTGTCACTATGCTGCCAAATACCGAAATCACCCTTCTTGAGGTTGCCAGTCTTGGCCAGGAGGCTGAACATGCTGGAATGCAGTGGTTTCAACTCCCGGTAGAAGACGACTGTGCACCGGAAGAAATCTTTGAAATTGCGTTTAAACAGGCCAAAGACTCCCTGCTCGCCCTGATTGAAAAAAAGACGACGATCGCTATTCATTGTAAAGGCGGCTCTGGACGTACAGGGTTGATGGCAGCAGCACTTCTACTGGAAAGTGGTATGAAATGGGACGATGTAAAAACACTGGTTCAATCTATTCGACCAAACGCCTTAACCTTGCCCGTACATCTTGAGTATTTGCAGAAGCGCTATGTTCGCTGA
- a CDS encoding helix-turn-helix transcriptional regulator, with the protein MTQCLQSLADFQFNESEEKELAAYAKAIGHPARVRLLRILAGRVCLGSDLVGQLGLAQSTVSEHLRILREAGLVHAEVKHPKTCFSLRPEAIQFSSKNTTN; encoded by the coding sequence ATGACACAATGCCTGCAAAGTCTCGCTGATTTTCAGTTTAACGAGTCGGAAGAGAAGGAGTTGGCTGCTTATGCCAAAGCCATTGGGCATCCGGCACGGGTAAGGCTGCTACGGATACTGGCGGGGCGTGTGTGTCTGGGTTCTGACCTGGTCGGGCAGCTTGGTCTTGCTCAGTCCACGGTTTCAGAACATCTTCGGATCCTGCGGGAAGCCGGTTTGGTACATGCCGAAGTAAAGCACCCCAAAACCTGCTTTAGCCTTCGCCCGGAAGCTATCCAGTTCTCGTCCAAAAACACAACCAATTGA
- a CDS encoding ISNCY family transposase, which produces MRKKRNPQCSMELHYVPHEICSQLSGISQWLDAHPQFNDWIYEDLSSGDKQNTGRNGLSAESVLRAALLKQYLNCDYDYLSFVLMDSMLFRDFCRLEPNQRPSRSSLHGLISLLTASTWERINNCQLMTAKDQGIEKGRTVAIDSTVTESDIKPPCDSDLLASSVKEICRLLERGQTLTATPLYEYTHHNRAVKDAARKCIYAGKEERHQHYKKLLQLTRKSRKVLIEATVTLANARQQGQCLLADDADKWQADVDHLLPLVDAIVSQTERRVFKGEKVPAQEKVVSLYEPHTDIIVKDRRQVQYGHKLNLVQGKSRLILDLVIEEGNPADSDQFIPMMERQKEIYGRVPRQTSGDGGYACRANLEKAKAMGISDVAFNKKRGLEVEEMTKSQYVYKTLFRFRAGIEAGISWLKRCFGLSRCHCKGSERFDSHCWLSVVCYNLVILARHPAPS; this is translated from the coding sequence ATGCGCAAAAAACGCAACCCGCAGTGTAGTATGGAACTCCATTACGTACCTCATGAAATCTGCTCCCAGCTTTCCGGTATCTCGCAATGGCTTGACGCCCATCCACAGTTCAATGACTGGATTTATGAGGACTTAAGTTCTGGTGATAAACAGAACACTGGGCGGAACGGACTATCAGCAGAATCCGTTCTTCGTGCGGCACTCCTGAAACAGTATTTGAATTGTGATTATGACTACTTGTCGTTTGTTTTGATGGACTCCATGCTCTTTCGAGACTTTTGTCGCCTCGAACCAAACCAGCGCCCCAGTCGCTCCAGTTTGCATGGGCTCATCAGCCTTCTTACTGCATCTACATGGGAACGGATTAATAACTGTCAGCTAATGACCGCTAAAGATCAGGGTATTGAAAAAGGGCGCACTGTGGCTATTGACAGCACAGTCACCGAATCGGATATCAAACCTCCTTGCGACAGTGATCTTTTAGCCAGTTCCGTTAAAGAAATTTGTCGGCTGCTGGAACGGGGACAAACACTGACAGCGACACCGCTTTATGAATATACCCATCACAACCGAGCCGTAAAAGATGCGGCCAGAAAATGCATCTACGCTGGCAAAGAAGAGCGGCATCAGCATTATAAAAAACTGCTGCAGTTGACCCGAAAATCCCGGAAGGTACTTATCGAAGCTACTGTCACGCTAGCAAACGCCCGTCAGCAGGGGCAGTGTCTCCTGGCTGATGATGCCGACAAGTGGCAGGCCGATGTGGATCACCTGTTACCCCTGGTGGATGCAATAGTCTCCCAGACAGAGCGCAGGGTCTTTAAGGGTGAAAAGGTGCCAGCCCAGGAAAAAGTGGTTAGCCTGTATGAACCCCATACGGATATCATCGTAAAAGACAGGCGGCAAGTACAGTATGGCCATAAACTGAACCTGGTTCAGGGAAAAAGTCGATTGATCCTGGACCTGGTTATTGAGGAAGGTAACCCAGCGGATTCGGACCAATTCATTCCGATGATGGAAAGACAAAAAGAAATTTATGGTCGTGTACCTCGCCAGACAAGCGGTGACGGCGGATACGCGTGTCGCGCTAATTTGGAAAAAGCCAAGGCCATGGGAATCAGCGATGTAGCTTTTAATAAGAAGCGCGGACTTGAAGTCGAAGAGATGACTAAAAGTCAGTATGTGTATAAAACGCTCTTTCGCTTCCGGGCAGGTATTGAAGCGGGAATTTCGTGGCTAAAGAGATGTTTTGGGCTATCACGTTGCCACTGCAAGGGTTCTGAGCGTTTTGATTCTCATTGCTGGTTATCGGTGGTCTGTTACAACCTGGTGATTCTGGCCAGACACCCGGCACCATCCTGA
- the istA gene encoding IS21 family transposase, with amino-acid sequence MTENRITMRKLLEILRMRFGSQLSFRQISRSVRVSVGTVSNYVKAFQESELSWPLAEDISEPELIQALFPDASIANRKGLIDPDWAEVHQELKRKEVTKQRLWEEYCQAHPLNAYSYAQYCHRYNQWRGCQKRSMRQLHNAGEKLFVDYAGPTMPIINPDTGEIAHNAQIFVAVLGASNYTYAEATLSQKTEDWLGSHERAFEFFGGVPEIVVPDNPKCAVIKACRYEPDLNPSYQHLACHYQVAVIPARPYKPKDKAKAEVGVQVVERWILARLRHEMFFTLAELNLRIRELLIELNLKPFKQLPGTRRSAFEQLDEPALKPLPKQSFVFAEFIKARVNVDYHIICKGHAYSVPHQLARQEVEVQATEHCVTIYANGKVVASHARKHTRGFTTLAVHMPERHRHHQDWTPERLLNWANDIGQEVYCFIQSLLDSKEHPEQAYRASLGLLNLQREYGTERLNNACAHARNIGGYRLKNVRSILQSGKDLMPLEPQLKQTTGPLHDDHENIRGAICYQ; translated from the coding sequence ATGACAGAAAACAGGATTACCATGCGTAAGCTACTAGAAATACTCCGGATGCGGTTTGGCAGCCAACTCAGCTTCCGACAAATTTCCCGCAGTGTACGGGTCAGTGTGGGGACGGTATCCAACTACGTTAAGGCCTTTCAGGAATCGGAATTAAGCTGGCCCCTGGCAGAGGATATATCTGAGCCTGAGCTTATTCAGGCGCTGTTTCCCGATGCCTCGATAGCCAATCGAAAAGGGTTGATTGATCCTGACTGGGCTGAGGTGCATCAGGAACTGAAGCGCAAGGAAGTGACCAAACAACGACTCTGGGAAGAATACTGTCAGGCCCACCCCCTCAATGCCTACAGCTATGCCCAGTACTGTCACCGTTACAATCAGTGGCGTGGTTGTCAAAAGCGATCTATGCGACAGCTGCACAATGCAGGTGAAAAGTTATTTGTTGATTATGCCGGGCCAACCATGCCAATCATCAACCCGGACACCGGCGAAATTGCCCACAATGCCCAGATATTTGTGGCAGTGCTGGGAGCGTCCAACTATACCTACGCTGAAGCGACTCTGTCACAAAAAACAGAGGACTGGCTGGGGTCTCATGAACGGGCCTTTGAGTTCTTTGGTGGGGTGCCAGAAATTGTTGTGCCAGACAACCCAAAGTGCGCAGTTATCAAAGCCTGTCGGTACGAGCCGGATCTCAACCCATCATACCAGCACCTGGCTTGTCACTACCAGGTGGCAGTCATTCCGGCACGCCCCTACAAACCCAAAGACAAGGCCAAAGCAGAAGTCGGTGTACAGGTAGTGGAGCGGTGGATACTGGCCAGGCTTCGTCATGAAATGTTCTTTACCCTGGCAGAGCTGAACCTGCGGATACGTGAGCTGTTAATCGAACTGAACCTGAAGCCCTTTAAGCAGTTGCCAGGAACGCGACGTAGTGCGTTTGAACAACTGGATGAACCAGCCCTCAAGCCACTGCCGAAGCAATCTTTTGTGTTCGCTGAGTTTATCAAGGCCCGGGTGAATGTGGATTATCATATTATCTGCAAGGGGCACGCCTACTCGGTTCCCCATCAGCTTGCCAGGCAGGAAGTAGAAGTACAGGCGACTGAGCACTGCGTCACGATCTACGCTAACGGTAAAGTGGTGGCCAGCCACGCTCGCAAGCACACACGTGGATTTACGACGTTAGCAGTTCATATGCCGGAACGACATCGTCACCATCAGGATTGGACGCCTGAGCGTTTACTTAACTGGGCTAACGACATTGGTCAGGAAGTCTATTGTTTTATTCAATCACTGCTGGATAGCAAGGAGCATCCTGAACAAGCCTATCGAGCTTCATTGGGGCTGCTAAACCTGCAGCGGGAATATGGAACTGAACGACTCAACAACGCCTGCGCCCATGCCAGGAACATCGGGGGT